In one Vulgatibacter incomptus genomic region, the following are encoded:
- a CDS encoding site-2 protease family protein has translation MTVFKRGAITVLTVKGVPIRLHFSVLLLIPVLTYALAVQMPRVAAAAKIPTESLGLPGWAWGLLASIGLIVSITLHELAHTLVAMKYGGKVDSIVLMALGGVSQITQMPKRPTQELVMAAVGPALSVVLGVVLGLGWKAFAASPNLAFYFFMLGYLNLVLGVFNFIPAFPMDGGRVLRAALATRMGKYRATNVAAVIGKALAVAFAVFGVFGGGIWMILIAFFVWSGATQEKLYSDLQHALGHVRVGEVQSFVPQVESDSSLEEARLVLREAGADSAIVEEHGQTVGLVRKLDILSHPPDERMKLRVSACMIAAQPLTSSEELGDSFDRVLREGELPVVDPDGNATGLIRSQDIIDTLRSRGFHFPGDRKQPPSQPRP, from the coding sequence GTGACGGTGTTCAAGCGCGGCGCGATCACGGTGCTGACGGTGAAAGGGGTGCCGATCCGGCTGCACTTCTCGGTGCTGCTGCTGATCCCGGTGCTCACCTACGCCCTCGCGGTGCAGATGCCGCGGGTGGCGGCTGCCGCAAAGATCCCCACGGAGTCCCTCGGCCTGCCGGGCTGGGCCTGGGGCCTGCTCGCCTCCATCGGCCTGATCGTCTCGATCACCCTCCACGAGCTGGCCCACACCCTCGTGGCGATGAAGTACGGCGGGAAGGTCGACTCGATCGTGCTGATGGCGCTCGGAGGCGTCTCGCAGATCACCCAGATGCCGAAGCGGCCGACCCAGGAGCTGGTCATGGCCGCAGTCGGGCCCGCGCTCTCGGTGGTGCTCGGCGTGGTCCTGGGCCTGGGCTGGAAGGCCTTCGCTGCCTCGCCGAACCTCGCCTTCTACTTCTTCATGCTCGGCTACCTGAACCTCGTGCTGGGCGTGTTCAACTTCATCCCCGCCTTTCCCATGGACGGAGGCCGCGTGCTCCGCGCGGCCCTCGCCACCCGGATGGGAAAGTACAGGGCCACCAACGTGGCGGCGGTCATCGGCAAGGCGCTCGCCGTGGCCTTCGCGGTCTTCGGGGTCTTCGGCGGCGGGATCTGGATGATCCTCATCGCCTTCTTCGTCTGGTCGGGCGCCACGCAGGAGAAGCTCTACTCCGACCTCCAGCACGCCCTCGGCCACGTGCGCGTGGGCGAGGTGCAGAGCTTCGTGCCGCAGGTGGAGTCGGACTCGTCGCTGGAGGAGGCGCGCCTGGTGCTCCGCGAGGCGGGCGCGGACTCGGCCATCGTCGAGGAGCACGGGCAGACGGTCGGGCTGGTCCGCAAGCTCGACATCCTCTCGCATCCTCCGGACGAGCGGATGAAGCTCCGGGTGAGCGCGTGCATGATCGCGGCCCAGCCGCTGACGAGCAGCGAGGAGCTGGGCGACTCGTTCGATCGGGTGCTGCGCGAGGGAGAGCTGCCGGTGGTGGATCCCGACGGGAACGCGACGGGCCTGATCCGCTCGCAGGACATCATCGACACGCTGCGGAGCCGCGGCTTCCACTTTCCTGGCGACCGGAAGCAGCCTCCGAGCCAGCCGCGGCCGTGA
- a CDS encoding RluA family pseudouridine synthase has translation MNAEAPKLQDETDEVGAEYEVPFRVEPNYAGWRLDLYLAEKIRRLSRTKVQRLIREDLVHDGPRPLKAATPVWAGMEFRLRRRRDPEPVCERDFGVAFEDDDVLVVDKPAGLPVHPSARYFVHTLTSVLRERQGPGEKWDIAHRLDRETSGLVVCGKRPEVTRRLKMLFERPGQVNKEYQAIVHGWPEDDEARIDLPLGLLDHPLKVKMGVVPLPEGKASLTEIRVERRFHREVPWRGPELAVVRCFPRTGRQHQIRAHLAAVGYPIVGDKIYGPCDRYFADFADGKLAEEAQAELVLSRHALHAAAITLRHPMTGQPLHVTAPLPADMATLIS, from the coding sequence ATGAACGCGGAAGCGCCGAAGCTCCAGGATGAAACCGACGAGGTCGGCGCCGAGTACGAGGTCCCCTTCCGCGTGGAGCCCAACTACGCGGGCTGGCGCCTGGACCTCTACCTCGCGGAGAAGATCCGCCGGCTCTCGCGCACCAAGGTCCAGCGCCTGATCCGCGAGGACCTGGTGCACGACGGCCCCAGACCCCTCAAGGCGGCGACGCCGGTCTGGGCGGGGATGGAGTTCCGCCTCCGCCGCCGGCGGGATCCCGAGCCGGTCTGCGAGCGCGACTTCGGCGTGGCCTTCGAGGACGACGACGTGCTGGTGGTGGACAAGCCCGCGGGCCTCCCCGTCCACCCGAGCGCCCGCTACTTCGTCCACACCCTGACCAGCGTGCTCCGCGAGCGGCAGGGCCCTGGCGAGAAGTGGGACATCGCCCACCGCCTCGATCGGGAGACGAGCGGCCTCGTGGTCTGCGGCAAGCGCCCCGAGGTGACGCGCAGGCTGAAGATGCTCTTCGAGAGGCCTGGGCAGGTGAACAAGGAGTACCAGGCGATCGTACACGGATGGCCCGAGGACGACGAGGCACGGATCGACCTCCCCCTGGGCCTCCTCGACCACCCGCTCAAGGTGAAGATGGGCGTGGTGCCCCTCCCCGAGGGGAAGGCATCGCTCACGGAGATCCGGGTGGAGCGGCGCTTCCACCGCGAGGTCCCGTGGCGGGGGCCCGAGCTCGCCGTGGTCCGGTGCTTCCCCCGGACCGGCCGCCAGCACCAGATCCGCGCCCACCTCGCCGCCGTCGGCTACCCGATCGTCGGCGACAAGATCTACGGCCCCTGCGACCGCTACTTCGCCGACTTCGCGGATGGGAAGCTCGCAGAGGAGGCCCAGGCCGAGCTCGTCCTCTCCCGGCACGCCCTCCACGCCGCCGCGATCACCCTCCGGCACCCCATGACCGGCCAGCCCCTGCACGTGACCGCGCCGCTGCCAGCTGACATGGCCACTCTGATCAGCTAG
- a CDS encoding nucleotidyltransferase family protein, translating into MEGLPDARWLAELTRFSPARGIDDPPSWEEAVPFLAHHGLAAIAGYNLQYRMPDADAPDSAKDLLLGYLQGLANDNVFKLMTLKGVATALGGEPLVLLDGAALGEPLYPHVAFRPVPELRILVRAGESERIAEAMRAEQFVEMEADEPDPDAPAKVLFNDRFFTKLYEHVLPVRGEEPGLFERTVRVRAFGPGVCRLSAEDAFLVHVLSMARRGFAVPLIYFVDLREMVKGEASVALGRGPGAPLDVAVVRERAKAFGAERALWAGLELLAFFHPDVAEAARALQPELSLPSRALLEAGVVGPAKALDRERQLRGLGKLVQLLLG; encoded by the coding sequence ATGGAAGGCCTTCCCGACGCCCGCTGGCTCGCCGAGCTCACCCGCTTCTCCCCCGCCCGAGGGATCGACGATCCGCCGTCATGGGAGGAGGCCGTGCCGTTCCTGGCGCACCACGGCCTCGCCGCCATCGCCGGCTACAACCTGCAGTACCGGATGCCCGACGCCGACGCTCCGGACAGCGCCAAGGATCTCCTCCTCGGCTACCTGCAGGGCCTGGCGAACGACAACGTCTTCAAGCTGATGACCCTGAAGGGCGTCGCCACCGCGCTGGGGGGCGAGCCGCTCGTGCTCCTGGACGGCGCCGCCCTCGGCGAGCCGCTCTATCCCCACGTCGCCTTCCGCCCGGTGCCGGAGCTGCGGATCCTCGTCCGCGCCGGCGAGTCCGAGCGGATCGCCGAGGCGATGCGGGCGGAGCAGTTCGTGGAGATGGAGGCGGACGAGCCGGATCCGGACGCTCCCGCCAAGGTCCTCTTCAACGATCGCTTCTTCACGAAGCTCTACGAGCACGTCCTCCCGGTCCGCGGCGAGGAGCCCGGCCTCTTCGAGAGGACGGTGCGGGTGCGGGCCTTCGGTCCCGGCGTCTGCCGCCTCTCCGCCGAGGACGCCTTCCTGGTCCACGTGCTCTCCATGGCGCGTCGCGGCTTCGCGGTCCCGCTGATCTACTTCGTGGACCTTCGCGAGATGGTGAAGGGAGAGGCCTCGGTCGCCCTGGGCCGCGGCCCCGGCGCGCCGCTGGACGTGGCGGTGGTGCGGGAGCGGGCCAAGGCCTTCGGCGCCGAGCGGGCGCTGTGGGCGGGGCTCGAGCTCCTGGCCTTCTTCCATCCGGACGTGGCCGAGGCCGCGCGCGCCCTGCAGCCCGAGCTCTCCCTCCCGTCCCGGGCGCTCCTCGAGGCCGGGGTCGTGGGCCCCGCGAAGGCCCTCGATCGCGAGCGTCAGCTCCGCGGCTTGGGCAAGCTGGTCCAGCTCCTGCTGGGATAG
- a CDS encoding alpha/beta fold hydrolase has product MAHAHVNGIWVHFHEHGEGEPVLLVMGLGAPLEGWDPQLPALSNRYRVIRFDNRGVGGSDKPVGRYTVGQLAEDARGLLDHLGVDKAHVVGLSMGGMAAMELAARHPGRVRSLVLASTTPAADARMRWTMGRIAARIGAAAVRASGSLQERAAAVQEELVRIWLPLVFSASPGGTEEATLRRLMGQAFSGGFPAAGAAGQLAACFSHDARSRLSQLVARTLVIGGTNDAIFEAKRFDELVRAIPGATLELFDGAPHGINLARPDDFNERVLRFLESR; this is encoded by the coding sequence ATGGCCCATGCGCACGTCAACGGGATCTGGGTGCACTTCCACGAGCACGGCGAGGGCGAGCCCGTGCTGCTCGTGATGGGACTGGGCGCGCCTCTCGAAGGCTGGGATCCGCAGCTCCCAGCGCTCTCGAACCGCTACCGCGTGATCCGCTTCGACAACCGCGGCGTCGGCGGCAGCGACAAGCCGGTCGGTCGCTACACCGTCGGGCAGCTCGCCGAGGACGCGCGCGGCCTCCTCGACCACCTCGGCGTGGACAAGGCCCACGTGGTCGGCCTCTCGATGGGCGGCATGGCGGCCATGGAGCTGGCCGCCCGGCATCCCGGGAGGGTCCGCTCGCTCGTGCTCGCCTCGACCACGCCGGCCGCCGACGCCAGGATGCGGTGGACGATGGGCCGGATCGCCGCGCGGATCGGCGCCGCCGCGGTGCGGGCGAGCGGGAGCCTCCAGGAGCGGGCGGCAGCCGTTCAGGAGGAGCTCGTGCGGATCTGGCTGCCGCTGGTCTTCTCGGCGTCCCCGGGCGGCACGGAGGAGGCGACCCTGCGGCGCCTGATGGGGCAGGCCTTCTCCGGCGGCTTCCCCGCCGCCGGGGCAGCGGGACAGCTCGCGGCCTGCTTCAGCCACGACGCCCGCAGCCGGCTCTCGCAGCTCGTGGCGCGGACGCTGGTGATCGGCGGCACCAACGACGCGATCTTCGAGGCGAAGCGCTTCGACGAGCTGGTCCGGGCGATCCCCGGCGCGACCCTCGAGCTCTTCGATGGCGCGCCGCACGGGATCAACCTCGCCCGGCCCGACGACTTCAACGAGCGGGTCCTGCGCTTCCTCGAGTCGCGTTAG
- a CDS encoding ABC transporter permease gives MIGAESSRTPAASAARATLRDRFRGPLTLFEKEIRRFLRVPGQTLVSPVITTVLYLVVFGYALGGRLREVQGMPYMAFIVPGLVMLGVISNSFLNTSSSMFIMKLQETVVDLLVSPLRYGEIVAAMVGAASVRALAVGLMTWVVASIALGDVVISHLFYAIAFPVLTSIGLSALGLFVGIWADKFEHVNLVPTFVITPLTFLGGVFYDVNQLPGFFATLSRFNPVLYLVDGMRYGLLGTSAIEPAISLVLLIAFDVLAIGICLVVLRTGWKLRS, from the coding sequence ATGATCGGCGCCGAGTCCAGCCGGACCCCTGCCGCTTCGGCGGCGCGGGCCACCCTCCGCGACCGCTTCCGTGGTCCGCTGACCCTCTTCGAGAAGGAGATCCGCCGCTTCCTCCGGGTGCCCGGGCAGACCCTTGTGTCGCCGGTCATCACCACCGTGCTCTACCTGGTGGTCTTCGGCTACGCGCTGGGCGGGCGGCTGCGGGAAGTGCAGGGCATGCCCTACATGGCGTTCATCGTGCCGGGCCTGGTGATGCTGGGAGTGATCTCCAACTCCTTCCTCAACACCTCCTCGTCGATGTTCATCATGAAGCTGCAGGAGACGGTGGTGGACCTGCTCGTCTCCCCCCTGCGCTACGGCGAGATCGTCGCCGCGATGGTCGGCGCCGCCTCGGTACGGGCCCTGGCCGTCGGCTTGATGACCTGGGTCGTAGCCAGCATCGCGCTGGGCGACGTGGTGATCTCCCACCTCTTCTACGCGATCGCCTTTCCGGTGCTGACCAGCATCGGGCTCTCTGCCTTGGGGCTCTTCGTGGGGATCTGGGCCGATAAGTTCGAGCACGTGAACCTGGTGCCCACCTTCGTGATCACGCCGCTCACCTTCCTCGGCGGCGTCTTCTACGACGTGAACCAGCTCCCGGGCTTCTTCGCGACCCTCTCCCGCTTCAACCCGGTGCTCTACCTGGTCGACGGGATGCGCTACGGCCTCCTGGGCACCTCGGCGATCGAGCCGGCGATCTCGCTGGTCCTGCTGATCGCCTTCGACGTCCTGGCGATCGGGATCTGCCTCGTGGTGCTCCGCACGGGCTGGAAGCTTCGGAGCTAG
- a CDS encoding OPT family oligopeptide transporter codes for MSADPSQIQGYRPAQTPDHLRPVDESPEDREARRWLAEVYQGDRVRQLSVRSIVSGMLIGAVMSISNLYVGLKTGWGLGVTITACIIAFAVFKALEAVIPAYRKDHFTILENNTMSSAASAAGYMASAGLVSAFPALFLVTGRTLLWWEMMLWLGAVSCLGVFMAVPLKRQLINIDQLPFPSGIATAETLRSMHSAGAEALQKAKALLFGALGGAVLALWRDAPFMGKFAFPGSFPLFPGAKGKKLEDDLTLGFEGSLIMVAAGAIMGIRVGVSLLIGAIFYYGILGPVLIDQGMAQPGYRGLVSWVLWPATAMMVTSGLLAFALRWRTVIRAFSSLGSVFGKKSEQQDPLAHIEVPGSWFVWGTLISGAACVLMGHYLFEITWWMGIVAVLATFMLSIVAARATGETDVTPVGAMGKITQLVYGVVAPTNMTTNLMTASITAGAASHSADLLTDLKSGYMLGGNPRKQTIAQLFGVLAGTLLCVPVYTIVARPEKLGTAELPAPAAKVWAAVAEMLAKGLDALPPGAVMGMVIGGVVGIIITLGEEYFPKYRKWIPSATGLGIAGVIPAYNSISMFLGAFAAWMLMKKKPAANEKYTVAVASGLIAGESLMGVAIILALQGPGMIREILAHFGF; via the coding sequence ATGAGCGCAGACCCATCCCAGATTCAGGGCTACAGGCCCGCCCAGACGCCCGACCATTTGCGACCCGTCGACGAGAGCCCCGAAGACCGCGAGGCGCGGCGCTGGCTCGCCGAGGTCTACCAGGGCGACCGTGTCCGGCAGCTCTCGGTGCGCTCCATCGTCTCCGGCATGCTGATCGGCGCCGTGATGTCGATCTCCAACCTCTACGTGGGGCTGAAGACCGGCTGGGGCCTGGGCGTGACGATCACGGCCTGCATCATCGCCTTCGCGGTCTTCAAGGCGCTCGAGGCGGTGATCCCCGCCTACCGCAAGGACCACTTCACCATCCTCGAGAACAACACCATGTCCTCGGCGGCCAGCGCCGCGGGCTACATGGCGTCGGCGGGCCTGGTGTCGGCGTTCCCCGCGCTCTTCCTGGTCACCGGCCGGACGCTCCTCTGGTGGGAGATGATGCTCTGGCTGGGCGCAGTTTCCTGCCTCGGCGTCTTCATGGCCGTGCCGCTGAAGCGGCAGCTCATCAACATCGACCAGCTCCCCTTCCCCTCGGGCATCGCCACCGCCGAGACCCTGCGCTCGATGCACTCCGCCGGCGCCGAGGCGCTGCAGAAGGCCAAGGCCCTGCTCTTCGGCGCCCTGGGCGGCGCGGTCCTCGCCTTGTGGCGTGACGCCCCCTTCATGGGGAAGTTCGCGTTCCCGGGCAGCTTCCCGCTCTTTCCCGGCGCCAAGGGCAAGAAGCTCGAGGACGACCTCACCCTCGGCTTCGAGGGCTCGCTGATCATGGTCGCCGCCGGCGCCATCATGGGAATCCGGGTCGGCGTGTCGCTCCTCATCGGCGCGATCTTCTACTACGGCATCCTCGGGCCGGTCCTGATCGACCAGGGCATGGCCCAGCCCGGCTACCGCGGCCTCGTCTCCTGGGTTCTCTGGCCCGCCACCGCGATGATGGTGACCTCGGGACTCCTCGCCTTCGCCCTGCGCTGGCGCACCGTGATCCGCGCGTTCAGCAGCCTGGGCTCGGTCTTCGGCAAGAAGAGCGAGCAGCAGGATCCCCTCGCCCACATCGAGGTCCCCGGCTCCTGGTTCGTGTGGGGCACGCTGATCTCCGGCGCCGCGTGCGTCCTCATGGGCCACTACCTCTTCGAGATCACCTGGTGGATGGGGATCGTGGCGGTCCTCGCCACCTTCATGCTCTCGATCGTGGCGGCCCGCGCCACCGGCGAGACCGACGTCACCCCGGTCGGCGCCATGGGCAAGATCACGCAGCTCGTCTACGGCGTCGTCGCTCCGACCAACATGACGACCAACCTGATGACCGCGTCGATCACCGCCGGCGCGGCGTCGCACTCGGCCGACCTGCTCACCGACCTCAAGTCCGGCTACATGCTCGGCGGCAACCCGCGCAAGCAGACGATCGCCCAGCTCTTCGGCGTGCTCGCGGGCACCCTGCTCTGCGTGCCGGTCTACACGATCGTCGCCAGGCCCGAGAAGCTCGGCACGGCGGAGCTCCCTGCGCCTGCCGCCAAGGTGTGGGCAGCGGTCGCCGAGATGCTCGCCAAGGGCCTCGACGCGCTGCCGCCCGGCGCGGTCATGGGCATGGTCATCGGCGGTGTGGTGGGAATCATCATCACGCTGGGTGAAGAGTACTTCCCGAAGTACCGCAAGTGGATCCCGTCGGCCACCGGCCTCGGGATCGCCGGCGTCATCCCGGCCTACAACTCGATCTCGATGTTCCTGGGCGCGTTCGCCGCGTGGATGCTGATGAAGAAGAAGCCCGCCGCGAACGAGAAGTACACGGTCGCGGTGGCCTCGGGCCTCATCGCCGGCGAGTCGCTCATGGGCGTGGCGATCATCCTCGCGCTCCAGGGGCCGGGCATGATCCGGGAGATCCTCGCCCACTTCGGCTTCTGA